CTAAGACCCAACCCGCGCCTGCTGCCGAAGTGACTCCGCAACAGTCCAAGTCCGTCGTGGTTTATTTCTCTCAGACGGGTGCCACCAAAAAGTTGGCTCAGGTTTTCAAGGAAGCCCGCAATGCAGACGAATTTGAACTCCAGCTTGTAAAGCCGTTCCCTTCGACTTACGACAGCACGATTGCCGAAGTCCGTGCCGAACGCGAAAGCAAGCGGTGGCCTGCTCTTGTGAATGCAAAAGTGGAACTCGCCAAGTACGATACCGTGTTCCTCGGTTACCCGATTATGTTCGGAACTTTCACTCCGCCGATTTACACATTCCTTGACGCAAACGACTTGAGCGGCAAGGTCGTAGTGCCGTTCTGCACTTACGGTAGCGGCGGTCGCAAGGCGAGCGCCGATGAACTCAAGACTCTTGAACCGAAAGCCAACGTGACGATCGCTTATGGAATTTCTAACAAGCGAATTACTGCTGAAGGCGGTGTCGAAAAGGCTAAGGAAGAAGTCGCGACATTCTTTGCTAATCTTGAAACGGGCAAGACTGAAGAAATGCTTGCTGGTGGCTTCTCGGAACAGCGCCCGCTCACGGCCGAAGATTCTGCCGTGTTTGCCGCAGCTACCAAGGATTACGCCTATTTGGGCTTAAAACCACTCAGCGTCTCGACGCAGGTTGTCGCTGGAATGAACTACCTCTTCGTTTGCGAAATGAAGGCTTTCGGTGGACCGGCAACGCAGACGAATGTCAAGATTTTCAAGCCGCTTCCGGGCCGTGGTGAACCGGAAATGATTGTCGTCGAAAAGTAAATTTGGAATATGAATTATATATCATCTGCTCTTGTAATAGCTCTCGTTGCGTCCAGCGCATCTCTTGCTGCCCCCAAAGCAAAAAAACAAGAACTCAAGGACCCGCGTGATAAGCAAAAGTACCGCCTTGTCAAAATTGATGACCGCACATGGATGGCGGACAACTTGAACTACAAAATGCCGGGCAGCACTTGCTATAGGGAAGATGACGATAATTGCATGGTCTATGGTCGCCTCTACACTTGGGATGCGGCAAAGTCTGCATGCCCTGCCGGTTTCCGCTTGCCGACAAACGAAGATTTCGAGAGCTTGTGGAAAGCCGCCGGTGGCGACTTCAATGCCGGCTATTTGATCAAGGCAAATTATGGATGGTCCGGCGAAACGAACGGAAACGATACGCTCAAGTTCAGCGCAATGCCATCCGGAAACATGTTTGATGATGGCACATACGGCAACGAAAGCAAGTTCGCGTTCTTCTGGAGCGCAAACACCGAAGCTAATGAAGCATCGGTGTGGTATCTTTCGTCAAAGTCGATGGGCTTTAGCTACATGATGAAGCCGAAAGCGTTCGGATTCTCAGTCCGCTGCGTGCAGTAAACGGATAGCTTCAGATTCTATCTTGCATAATCCTCGTCGTTAGGCGAGGATCTGTTTTTAATGTCATCCCCGCTTTTTTGTCATGCCCGCGCAGGCGGGCTTCTCCTATTTTTAGAAAATAAGTTATTTTAGGGTTTAGAAATTCATGGATGAATTAAAGCCCGAAGAACAAGCTCGTGTTTTGATAGATGAAATGCTCGCCGCAGCCGGCTGGGCAGTTGTTCCGCGTACTGAGTATTTGGATGTTCCGCATGCACAGGCGGTTACCGAGGCCTTAACTAAAGGAAATAACGAAGCTGATTATCTGCTTTTCTTAGATGGAAAGGCTATTGGTGTTTTAGAGGCTAAACGTGCTGAAAATTCTCTAGGTGGAAAAGTTGCAGAACAAACGGCGAAGTATTCCGCAGGGGCGCTTCCTTGGTACCAAACATGGACAAAACCTTTGCCATTCCTTTTCATGTGTAATGGCGACAAGTTGCTGTTCTGCGACCGAAGGGATTTCGCTGCTGGAGAGCCTCTGGAGTTCCTTGAACTTAAAAAGATGTTCACGCCGAAAGAAGTCGCAATTCGTGCGGAACTTAAATCTGAATTTGCAAAAATGCCTGCGGTTCCCGCAGTGCAGACGAAGGCCAAAGCAGGTTTGCGCCAATGCCAGTACGATGCAATTTGCAACTTGGAACTGAGCTTTAAGCATGGCAAGAAAAAGGCTTTGATTGTCCTTGCAACGGGTGCTGGTAAAACATTTACTGCATGCACAGCGGCGTATCGTTTGCTCAATTATACCCCGGCTAAAAAAGTCTTGTTCCTGGTGGACCGCAACAACCTTGGCAAACAAGCCGAAGGCGAGTTCGGGACGTACAAGCTTACGGAAACAGGAATTCCGTTTAGTGATGAGTATGTCGTTCAGCGTCTCCACAACGTGAAGGATATCGAAAAGTCCCATGTGGTGATATCCACCATTCAGCGTCTTTATGCTGTTTTGACCGGGCAAACCTTTGTTGATACCGATGATGACGAATCAGAACTTGATGGCGACTCAACAAACGATCAGTCCTCCGTAAGCATTGAACTTCCGCAAGATTTGAAGGTTGCAAGAGATACCTTCGATTTGATTATTGTGGATGAATGCCACCGTTCCATTTATGGCAAATGGAAACAGGTGCTCGATTATTTCAATACGGCCCGTGTCGTTGGATTGACTGCGACTCCGACCGAAGAGGCTTACGCGTTCTTCAACAAGAATACGGTGGTAGAATACACCCTCGAAGATTCTATCCGCGATGGCGTGAACGTACCCCCGCGCGTATTCCGCATCAAGACTTTAGTCAGTTCGCAGGGAGGGACAATCGGTCAGGGCGAACACGTAGAGCGCATTACGCTCTTGGATGGTTCCAAGCAAAAGAAAATTCAGAAAGAGGACCAAAAGTACGAAAGTACCGAACTAGACCGCAGTGTCGTGAACCCGGCACAGATTAGGCTCGTAGTTGACTCCTTTAAGCAAGCCATTTATTCGTCGCTTTACCCAGAACGTTTGGGCGATGACCCTGTCCGCAATTGGAAATATATTCCCAAGACGCTTTTCTTTGCAAAGACCGACAGCCACGCCGACAACATCGTTGATGCCATCAAACAGTCCTTTGCTGTTGAATTTGAAAAGGTGGGGCTCAAACTCCCCGAAAAGTTCGTGCAGAAGATTACTTGTAAAGCAGGAAATTCCAATCAGCTGATTTCCGATTTCAGGAACGAGAAGGAATTTCGCATTGCGGTGACGGTGACGCTTGTGGCGACCGGTACGGATGTGAAACCTTTGGAAGTCCTAGTGTTCATGCGCGATATCAATTCTGCCGTACTTTACACGCAGATGAAAGGTCGCGGTTGCCGAACGATGGACGACGACAAATTCCAGCTTGCAACTCCGAACGGAACG
Above is a window of Fibrobacter sp. UWB16 DNA encoding:
- a CDS encoding DEAD/DEAH box helicase family protein, producing MDELKPEEQARVLIDEMLAAAGWAVVPRTEYLDVPHAQAVTEALTKGNNEADYLLFLDGKAIGVLEAKRAENSLGGKVAEQTAKYSAGALPWYQTWTKPLPFLFMCNGDKLLFCDRRDFAAGEPLEFLELKKMFTPKEVAIRAELKSEFAKMPAVPAVQTKAKAGLRQCQYDAICNLELSFKHGKKKALIVLATGAGKTFTACTAAYRLLNYTPAKKVLFLVDRNNLGKQAEGEFGTYKLTETGIPFSDEYVVQRLHNVKDIEKSHVVISTIQRLYAVLTGQTFVDTDDDESELDGDSTNDQSSVSIELPQDLKVARDTFDLIIVDECHRSIYGKWKQVLDYFNTARVVGLTATPTEEAYAFFNKNTVVEYTLEDSIRDGVNVPPRVFRIKTLVSSQGGTIGQGEHVERITLLDGSKQKKIQKEDQKYESTELDRSVVNPAQIRLVVDSFKQAIYSSLYPERLGDDPVRNWKYIPKTLFFAKTDSHADNIVDAIKQSFAVEFEKVGLKLPEKFVQKITCKAGNSNQLISDFRNEKEFRIAVTVTLVATGTDVKPLEVLVFMRDINSAVLYTQMKGRGCRTMDDDKFQLATPNGTSKDCFYLVDAVGVTEHEMKLPGAASDAEFHKTLGLERLMERLAHGEVPDEHLNLFAGYLSKINNKAEQEDLSEVNKLLAPTSLYFFVSRIYDALTGKNEFSTHPLPEYKDINDANIERRELISAVINNVKVRKVLLEINRGFIKIQHEGTDSLVYSGFSIDESKKYAEIFKDFIEQNRDEVEALRIIYNSEDVAITYEMLSDLKRKLEKFNPMLNEKNLWTCYKTLSVNKVGKAGKVKDLEKDEVGLLTNLIQLVRYALGQKESLYSLQSTSASLFELYCGQNQRVLNEDQKQVLKRIAQYVVQNGCVSAPILMQYEKPLFLQAAKFFGPQNVNTEIQNLTKFMFQ
- a CDS encoding flavodoxin; this encodes MSRSLKFSLALSAAVAASAMLSACEKQDAQQSKTQPAPAAEVTPQQSKSVVVYFSQTGATKKLAQVFKEARNADEFELQLVKPFPSTYDSTIAEVRAERESKRWPALVNAKVELAKYDTVFLGYPIMFGTFTPPIYTFLDANDLSGKVVVPFCTYGSGGRKASADELKTLEPKANVTIAYGISNKRITAEGGVEKAKEEVATFFANLETGKTEEMLAGGFSEQRPLTAEDSAVFAAATKDYAYLGLKPLSVSTQVVAGMNYLFVCEMKAFGGPATQTNVKIFKPLPGRGEPEMIVVEK
- a CDS encoding fibrobacter succinogenes major paralogous domain-containing protein, with the protein product MNYISSALVIALVASSASLAAPKAKKQELKDPRDKQKYRLVKIDDRTWMADNLNYKMPGSTCYREDDDNCMVYGRLYTWDAAKSACPAGFRLPTNEDFESLWKAAGGDFNAGYLIKANYGWSGETNGNDTLKFSAMPSGNMFDDGTYGNESKFAFFWSANTEANEASVWYLSSKSMGFSYMMKPKAFGFSVRCVQ